Proteins encoded within one genomic window of Hermetia illucens chromosome 2, iHerIll2.2.curated.20191125, whole genome shotgun sequence:
- the LOC119648729 gene encoding uncharacterized protein LOC119648729 — translation MGKIKKVKPPKNSAAQNSIADDKDDVPQLVSISAAPKSSPKQIEGAENKIKFEKSSVMKKTISKKEKRANKRKKFTSKIDLIKQQKSTIDQNKKMKRKKKQENRAPVCSLMTLKDALPSLDELFKFKSSEIKTGIAEYDKPKTKCQIKKENQQKKRREMLGRLKRYTELLKDPDYIKNPRETIVNHIKFSRDLSDS, via the coding sequence ATGGGGAAAATCAAGAAAGTCAAACCTCCAAAAAACTCAGCAGCTCAAAATTCAATTGCTGATGATAAAGATGATGTACCACAATTAGTCAGCATTTCAGCTGCACCGAAAAGCAGTCCTAAACAAATCGAGGGTGCAGAGAACAAAATCAAATTTGAGAAATCCTCCGTAATGAAGAAGACAAtaagcaaaaaagaaaaacgcgCTAATAAGCGTAAAAAATTTACTTCCAAAATAGACTTGATAAAGCAACAAAAGAGCACCATCGATCAAAATAAGAAGATGAagaggaaaaagaaacaagaaaataGAGCTCCTGTCTGCAGTTTGATGACACTCAAGGACGCACTTCCGTCTCTTGatgaattattcaaatttaaatcgAGTGAGATTAAAACCGGCATTGCCGAATATGATAAGCCGAAAACCAAGTGTCAAATTAAAAAGGAGAATCAACAAAAGAAGAGACGCGAAATGCTTGGTAGGTTGAAACGATACACTGAACTATTGAAGGATCCCGACTACATAAAGAACCCCCGCGAAACGATTGTTAATCATATTAAATTTTCGAGAGATTTAAGTGATAGTTAA